The Rosa chinensis cultivar Old Blush chromosome 7, RchiOBHm-V2, whole genome shotgun sequence DNA segment aaagaaagaatgagaagaagaagaagaggaggaaccaGGAACCACGGAGATAACGGAAGAGAAAAGCAAATAGACGGTCGTCAGTCTTGAAACTCCAATTTTTGGATAATTAATGGCCAAGTGCTGAGATGGATGAGTAATGACCGTCAAATTTTAAAGGGATATCTTCACATATGGTTTATGAATTTTAGAtatttctacactttggtgaaccaactttcataactataagaatggtgtatcaagtttgctctaatctttcattttggtgtacgccattaaattttccgttatctttgcccaaaaaaaaaaaaattccgttaTCTTTCCCTTAGttttgtcagtttttttttttttggtaaagataacggaaaacTTAACagcgtacaccaaaatgaaagattggagcaaacttgatacacaattctgatagttatgaaagttggtagaAATGCcaaaagttcatacaccatttgtgatgttttcccaATTTTAAATGGAAGGATGAGATTAGAAATCAAGGATAACCAAGGCTAAAATTAGCCAAGGGAAAGATCCTGATCCTAGTCTAAGAGTGTGATTCCTTGAAGTGTGCCGTACTCGAAGTTGGTTTACTCTTGCTGTAATTGTAATTGCATATAGTGAAAGTCAATTGTTGTTTGCTGTCCCGTAGATGTAGGCTATTCTCGAACCACGTTAATCCTTCTCTATCTCTTTTATTTCCTTGCTCATTATTATTTATGGTTTGAGTTGTCGTGATTTCCCTACCATTATTCTATCACATTCCCTTTGCATACTTCTCTCTAAATCCTACAATCTCACAGAAAGTCCTTGTATGTACGTAACCATATTTGTTTAGGTTTACAATTTTGATGTAATGCAACTAGTATCATTTGCAGTTTTGGGACACAATTGAAAATCTCTATGGATATCAAACGAGAAAACTTCATCACAATGGCCGGAAAAGACATTGAATGCTAGGGAGACTCAACGacgatgaatttggagaaatgaCAGATGGATTCACATTTCATGTAAATGAAAATCGTCAGTTCTTAGTATCTGCATTTGGCTAAAGTTACAATCGGCTTACAACTCTGATTTGGATTTCTATTATTCATCGAAAAGCAGAGCTTACAATCCTAGACCAAACCACGAAAACAAAAGCTACAACTCGAAAAGGACTCAGTATGTTCAAACACCTCAGAAATTCACAAGACCAACCCAGCCATCTCTCTAATCAATCTTCACCTCATACacattcttcttctcctcctctctcacCTTAGGAACCACCACCTTGAGAACCCCATTCTTCATTTCGGCCTTGATCGAATCGAGCTCATAAAGGTTAGGAGGCAGATCCAATCGGCTAGAGAATCTCctccctccttcttcttcatcctcaggGTCCTTTCCTTCTCCTCTCACAGTCAGAGTGTTCTGCTCCACAGACACCTTCACGTCCCCCTTCTCAAGCCCTGGCATGTCCATCCTCAGCAGCAATGCATCGTCGTTTTCCTTCACGTCCCACCCTCTTCTTGATCCGGCTGCACCGACTCCTCGAGACGCAGCCAGGTATGGGTTGTCCATGAATTGGTCCATCAAGTTAAGGACCTGGCTCAGACTTCTTGGCACCTGGTTCAGACTTCTTGCAAGACTCCGAGACTCATCGTAAAATGGATCAAACACATCTGCAATCACATAAACCCAATTGAGAATTGCATAATTAACAAGAACCCAAATGAGGTTTCACATAATTAACAAGAACCCATATGAGGTTTCACAT contains these protein-coding regions:
- the LOC112178873 gene encoding heat shock 22 kDa protein, mitochondrial — protein: MASSISIALRRASSPSLFSKLFNPLRSVSVAPSVSRSFNTNAQRTSYDDDDRSVSVDRTTTSSPSRRRDPIDVFDPFYDESRSLARSLNQVPRSLSQVLNLMDQFMDNPYLAASRGVGAAGSRRGWDVKENDDALLLRMDMPGLEKGDVKVSVEQNTLTVRGEGKDPEDEEEGGRRFSSRLDLPPNLYELDSIKAEMKNGVLKVVVPKVREEEKKNVYEVKID